tttgagtacccacatcaattttttatatatttataaatataatatatatattaggatggcgcaaaaaaaccgactattttttttttttaattctcgagtgaaaaaatgtttgtttttgatgttttaagagctctcaccaaaggacagctcaaaaaaaaatttttaagaggtcactccagattttttaaaatttcaaaaatcgaatttttttttttttttaattttttttctacttacggtataattttatagaccaaaaaaaaataagtttctgaaagtttcagttcaaaatttaaattttgaaaggtcgctcgtaatttttttttttttctttaaatagtcatatcgccgactttaagtgttgggagtggtacgttggggtctttttggtttgaaaaaatcttaacccaCGCGGCAACgtcaaatctcaaccaagctggtttctaagaccagcttgggattcgaacccacgccttgcagttgattaaataaaattattaaattaaaaaaaaattatattttatatgttgtgcttgatttttagttcatctcgtaatgaatttttatcgattattgtactaaataaaaaaaaaaatgcatggaattttaatttgaatagtaaaaggttgctcgaaaaaatctaaactaatgcactaataaattgaaaaaaattatgagcgacctttcaaaattcaaattttgaactgaaattttcagaaacttatttttttcagtctataaaattacaccgtaacgagaaaaattaaaaattcgattttgacgatttttgaaatttaaaaaaatttggagcgacatcttaaaaatttttttttaagctgtcctctggagagagctcttaaaacatcaaaaactaacattttttcactcgagacttagaaaaaaagaatagtcggtttttttgcgccaccctaatatatatatatatatgaaaaatatatcaaaatgcatgtgggtactcaaatgaaagctcttgatgagtgtatcatcaaaatgagcttatatctttaaaaatatcaataattaaaaaataaccctgtatctcgtgaactattgacgtttttaaagatataagcccaccccgatgttacactcatcaagacctttcatttgagtacccacatcaatttttcatatatttatatgtattatatatatatatatatatatatatgtatgtatgtatgtatggatatatgaaaaatatatcaaaatgcatgtgggtgctcaaatgaaagctcttgatgagtgtaacatcgggatgagcttatatctttaaaaacgtcaatatttaaaaaagtacagtgcaatttaacaaaagtcattacatactgactgcaaggttgctagtttatattattattattttaatcataacaTACATAGCTTgggtatttttgaaataaatttaaaaaataatattgctaTCACATGTCCAATTACCAACTATTTAATAGATAAATGTCACGGAACGAATCTATAAAACTGtcaaactattaaaaactccaCCAAAAACTTGGCACAAATTTACGTCAAGACTTTTTtcatgatactaaatttaactataaaaatcttttttaagataaaGAATATACccgctaaaaaattttgattttgattattattatttccagGTGATTTACAATTTCCAGCGATGAGAAGACTAAGTATAGCAACggcacatgcatttttattagtttacgcAGCAACATCATCCCCAAGTTTTGACTGTGTCAAGATGGTCTTCGAAGAAGTTAGAGAACAGCGACCTGACTATCaagtttgtttaaaaaaatattttaataatatttacacacttataaaaaaaaatcaactcgATTCAagggaaaaattcttaaaaaaaattgttgaagtatattttataaaatttcgtcgaaccaagaataatttcttttaacttgattcaatCAACTAAAGTTTAtctcttgaatttttatttttttatcgcgtttcagatgccataagggcgtataccCGCAAAAAGTACCGATGAAAAGCCATAAGgacgtataaaaaattttcaatacatttttttattatgattattatatacGAATCGAATTATTCTTCCATCTTCTAAAAGGTTTTTAGGCCAGAAAGTTgaaaagattattatttttttttagaaatttataattttttaaattacatccCCGCGTTTAAAGATTAACAGAAAATAACTTACAATAGGCTTTAAAACTcttgatacatttttatacGCCTTTATGGCATCTGTAATATGTATATCAGtctataatttcataaataaattaaacaaaaaaatataatttatcattcAATTTAACTTTCACTAGGAAGTGCCAATAGTAGTAGCAGGGAATAAATTGGACTTGGCGTCAGTGAGACGTGAAGTACCAATAGAGGACGTGAGCGAATGGCTGTTCTGCGACCTGCCAAAACTCCGTGCCAAAGTGATGGAGTGTTCGGCTAAAGACGACTACAACATCAAAGAACTGTTCAGGTGTTTTGTCACCCTGTCGAAAATAATCCCGAAAAACCCTAGCGGGGAACTCGACGAGTCTGGGTTGAGGAGAAGGTGTTCCGCGTATGGATCCAGacggtaaattttatttttaaattaaaatttcaaaataattttctttgcattattaataaaaaaaatttttcaatttttaacaattaaattttactagcaaacttgcagtcactatgtgactgccgggacttgtgaactataaataaataacattttgcttcattaaataatgacttttgttaaattgcactgtacttttttaaatattgacatttttaaaaatataagctcatcccaatgttacactcatcaagagctttcatttaagtacccacatgcatttttcatatattttatatatatatgatgtttataaaatatatgaaaagtgcatgtgggtactcaaatgaaaggtctcgatgagtgtaacatcagaatggaCTTATATTTACGCAAATGTTAAGAATTAAGGAATGACTGTTgcattttgttaactaatgatgtttttaacgatataagctcatcccgatgttacactcaacaagagctttcatttaagtacccacatgcatttttgaaatatttttcatatatacatatatataatatatataaatatatgaaaaattgatgtgggtactcaaatgaaaggtcttgatgagtgtagcatcagggtgagcttatatctttaaaaatgtcaatagttcataagatacaatgtcatttcttaattattgacattttttaaaatataagctcatcctgatgttacactcatcaagagcttccatttgagtacccacacgcattttgatatatttttcatatatatatatatatatatatatatatatatatatatatatatatatatatatatatataatatatatgaaaaattgatgtgggtactcaaatgaaagctctcgataagtgtaatttcggggtgagcttatatctttaaaaatgtcaatagttcataagatacaatgtcatttcttaattattgacattttttaaaatataagctcatcctgatgttacactcatcaagtgctttcatttgagtacccacatgcatttttgatatatttt
The sequence above is drawn from the Cotesia glomerata isolate CgM1 linkage group LG4, MPM_Cglom_v2.3, whole genome shotgun sequence genome and encodes:
- the LOC123264393 gene encoding GTP-binding protein Di-Ras2; translation: MADYERIRLVVLGGAGVGKSAIIRRLLGQGFTERYRPTVEDLYSRECILGTMTFKVDLLDTAGDLQFPAMRRLSIATAHAFLLVYAATSSPSFDCVKMVFEEVREQRPDYQEVPIVVAGNKLDLASVRREVPIEDVSEWLFCDLPKLRAKVMECSAKDDYNIKELFRCFVTLSKIIPKNPSGELDESGLRRRCSAYGSRRSGSPNGRTGSAGSGPTQQVLAAQGTSVVAVAEEVKSKPRSRSLIRRASRKTKQQIRESHADDCNIS